Proteins encoded in a region of the Paenibacillus pedocola genome:
- a CDS encoding M3 family oligoendopeptidase, whose amino-acid sequence MKQPISLTWDLDSIFPGGSSSPQFEDFLKKLEADIESLGKQVAGAESPADAEATTALDGVIELLQSCAGRLTQASEFTGCLGAQNQQDKGAVRLSSKVTGLRAGFEGISSQFDSVLRQTSDAVWTQWMARPEIAPLSFVLSESRDLAREKMSPELESLALELAVDGYHGWSEHYETIVGSIQIPFEDKDGTKLLSVGQAFNKLSDDDANVRETMFRKWEEAWAAAADYSADTLNHLAGFRLKLYKGRGWDDVLKEPLGINRMSRATLDMMWDVITRNKPALVSYLQRKAKVLGKDALSWVDVDAPVGKSSGKIPYEAAAADIVTQFRKFSPRMADFAEHAFDNNWIEVEDRPAKRPGGFCVSFPESKESRIFMTYSGTPSNVSTLAHELGHAYHSFLLDDQPLFNQNYAMNVAETASTFAEVIVADAQVKASTEAGEKLALLEAKIQNSVAFFMNIHARFLFETRFYEKRKEGLVNAEELSALMEEAQKEAFCGVLSEYHPHFWASKLHFYITDVPFYNFPYTVGYMFSTGLYRLALQEGPSFADKYDSLLRDTGVMTLEDLVLRHLGVDLKKPDFWQGAVDLIVEDINEFLRMTEQFA is encoded by the coding sequence ATGAAACAACCGATATCGTTAACCTGGGATTTGGATTCTATTTTTCCGGGAGGCTCATCCTCTCCCCAGTTTGAGGACTTTCTTAAGAAGCTCGAAGCGGATATAGAGTCTTTGGGCAAGCAGGTTGCTGGTGCAGAATCTCCTGCTGACGCAGAAGCTACCACAGCGTTGGATGGCGTAATCGAGCTGCTGCAGAGCTGCGCCGGCCGCCTGACTCAGGCGTCGGAATTTACCGGCTGTCTGGGTGCCCAGAATCAGCAGGACAAAGGAGCTGTCCGGCTGTCCTCTAAAGTGACAGGGCTGCGCGCCGGGTTCGAGGGGATCAGTTCGCAGTTCGACAGTGTACTTCGCCAGACATCAGACGCGGTTTGGACACAGTGGATGGCCCGTCCTGAGATCGCACCGCTCTCTTTCGTACTAAGTGAAAGCCGTGACCTGGCCCGTGAGAAAATGAGCCCGGAGCTGGAGAGCCTTGCGCTGGAGCTTGCCGTAGACGGCTATCATGGCTGGAGTGAGCATTATGAGACGATTGTAGGCTCGATCCAGATTCCCTTTGAAGACAAAGACGGAACGAAACTGCTGTCTGTCGGCCAAGCGTTCAACAAGCTGAGCGATGATGACGCCAATGTACGTGAGACCATGTTCCGGAAATGGGAAGAGGCCTGGGCTGCTGCTGCGGATTACAGTGCCGACACCCTCAATCATCTGGCAGGCTTCCGCCTGAAGCTGTACAAGGGAAGAGGCTGGGACGATGTGCTCAAGGAACCGCTTGGCATCAACCGGATGTCGCGTGCCACCCTGGATATGATGTGGGATGTAATTACCAGAAACAAGCCGGCACTTGTATCGTATTTGCAGCGGAAAGCCAAGGTTCTCGGCAAGGATGCATTGTCCTGGGTCGATGTTGATGCGCCGGTCGGCAAATCCTCCGGCAAAATTCCTTATGAAGCAGCAGCAGCAGACATTGTTACGCAATTCCGCAAATTCAGTCCAAGGATGGCGGATTTCGCCGAGCATGCTTTCGACAATAACTGGATTGAGGTCGAAGACCGTCCGGCTAAACGTCCAGGCGGCTTCTGTGTATCTTTCCCGGAGAGTAAGGAATCACGCATTTTTATGACCTATAGCGGCACGCCTTCCAATGTTTCGACACTGGCGCATGAGCTGGGCCATGCTTATCACTCCTTCCTGCTCGATGACCAGCCGCTGTTCAATCAGAACTATGCGATGAATGTCGCGGAGACAGCCTCGACTTTTGCCGAAGTGATTGTAGCCGATGCTCAGGTAAAGGCATCCACTGAAGCCGGTGAGAAGCTTGCATTGCTTGAAGCAAAAATTCAGAACAGCGTTGCCTTTTTCATGAATATCCACGCACGCTTCCTGTTTGAGACCCGTTTTTACGAGAAGCGCAAAGAAGGTCTGGTTAACGCCGAAGAACTGTCGGCACTGATGGAAGAAGCCCAGAAGGAAGCCTTCTGCGGAGTCCTGTCTGAATATCACCCGCATTTCTGGGCGTCCAAGCTGCATTTCTACATCACGGATGTACCGTTCTACAACTTCCCGTATACTGTCGGGTATATGTTCAGTACGGGGCTGTACCGGTTAGCCCTGCAAGAAGGTCCATCGTTTGCTGATAAATATGATAGCCTGCTGCGGGATACCGGTGTGATGACACTGGAGGATCTGGTCTTGAGACATCTCGGCGTTGATCTTAAGAAGCCGGACTTCTGGCAGGGAGCTGTCGATTTGATCGTCGAAGATATTAACGAATTCCTGCGGATGACCGAGCAATTTGCTTAA
- a CDS encoding YycC family protein produces the protein MKPLQISPETAITLSKQLGVPLEHLMHMPQHILLQKIAELSKKQSEGTSGTEASPEKGTE, from the coding sequence ATGAAACCACTGCAAATTTCACCGGAAACAGCGATCACCCTATCCAAACAGCTGGGCGTTCCCCTGGAACACTTGATGCATATGCCTCAACATATTTTGCTGCAAAAAATCGCCGAATTATCCAAGAAGCAGAGTGAAGGTACCAGCGGGACAGAGGCATCACCTGAGAAGGGAACCGAATGA
- a CDS encoding DUF2225 domain-containing protein gives MTELVPLYSINVICSNCEHEFSTSRVRPSLKRAIRRDADFCSYYKDENPDYYVVRVCPKCGFASTENSADKLADWQRKAFNEQVGSRWKNRDFGGKRNWETALETYKLALICAQCIQDKERIIASHLHHIAWMYRYKGETALEQRFLRYSLDEYIKVFENDGMGGNDARLMFLIGELNRRIGEYLNAVKWFSRLINDQRIMDAAMIRAAREQWTLLREQMRGDNVDPDSIPNL, from the coding sequence TTGACAGAATTAGTCCCCCTGTATTCAATTAACGTAATTTGCAGCAACTGTGAACATGAATTTTCCACCTCGCGGGTGCGCCCAAGCCTTAAAAGAGCTATACGCCGTGATGCAGATTTCTGCTCCTATTACAAAGATGAGAATCCCGATTATTATGTTGTGCGCGTCTGCCCCAAATGCGGGTTCGCCTCCACGGAGAATTCAGCCGACAAGCTGGCCGACTGGCAGCGCAAAGCATTTAACGAACAGGTAGGAAGCCGCTGGAAAAACCGGGATTTCGGCGGGAAACGCAACTGGGAAACCGCTCTTGAAACCTACAAGCTAGCACTGATCTGCGCCCAATGTATCCAGGACAAGGAACGGATTATTGCCAGCCATCTGCACCATATCGCCTGGATGTACCGTTATAAGGGGGAGACGGCGCTGGAGCAGCGTTTCCTGCGGTATTCCCTGGATGAGTATATCAAGGTATTTGAGAATGACGGAATGGGCGGCAATGATGCCCGCCTGATGTTTCTGATTGGTGAGTTGAACAGACGAATAGGGGAGTATTTAAACGCAGTGAAATGGTTCTCGCGTCTGATTAATGACCAGAGGATTATGGACGCTGCGATGATCCGGGCGGCCCGTGAGCAATGGACGCTGCTGCGTGAACAGATGCGCGGTGACAATGTTGATCCGGACAGCATTCCCAATCTATAG
- a CDS encoding globin domain-containing protein, protein MNPNASLYDNLGGAEGLHRLVEVFYAKVQLHPQLSPLFPADITPVMEKQYQFLSQFFGGPALFSQQHGHPMMRARHMHVPITPERADEWLDCMKEALEETGVEEPLRSFVLSRLAGPAHHFVNMPEE, encoded by the coding sequence ATGAATCCAAACGCTAGTCTATATGATAACCTGGGGGGCGCTGAGGGACTTCACCGTCTGGTGGAAGTGTTTTATGCCAAGGTGCAGCTTCATCCGCAGCTAAGCCCGTTATTCCCTGCCGATATTACTCCTGTTATGGAAAAGCAGTATCAATTTCTCAGTCAGTTTTTTGGCGGGCCTGCACTATTCTCACAGCAGCATGGCCATCCGATGATGAGAGCAAGACATATGCATGTTCCGATTACACCGGAGCGTGCCGACGAATGGCTGGACTGTATGAAAGAGGCACTGGAGGAAACCGGTGTAGAGGAACCGCTCCGTTCATTTGTTTTGAGCCGGCTTGCTGGACCTGCACATCATTTTGTCAACATGCCTGAGGAGTAA
- the ylbJ gene encoding sporulation integral membrane protein YlbJ — protein sequence MTFKKLGGPLLGLLLAGCMLLVLLHPANTLAAALRGLAIWWDVLFPSLFPFFVISEMLLGFGVVHLFGALLDPLMRPLFNIPGSGGFVAAMGYVSGYPVGAKLTAKLRDQQLISRVEGERLVAFTTSSDPIFLLGAVSVGFFHDASLGLVLALSHYGGGLIVGLLMSFHGRQDKPAVMSKHPDGSSGLPQAAEGQREGRLRLALNSMAEARRRDGRSLGELLKSAVQSSLQLIIVVGGLVVFFNVLMELLTRAGVMSALFNVLGSLLSFAGFPPGLSAALASGFFEVTIGARSAGEAVASVPLQFKAATAAFILSWGGLSVHAQVASILNGTGLRYLPFMAARLVHAFLSAVLLLLLWKPVVGSRLSAGFSSLPAFTGFSSSPVSGLAASLGLLGVLLGAALVLSLLVWLLRKTPLLRPRP from the coding sequence ATGACTTTCAAAAAGCTGGGCGGACCGCTGCTGGGCCTGCTCCTGGCCGGCTGTATGCTGCTGGTGCTGCTGCACCCGGCAAATACGCTTGCCGCAGCACTGCGCGGGCTGGCCATCTGGTGGGACGTACTGTTCCCTTCGCTGTTTCCATTCTTCGTCATTTCCGAAATGCTGCTTGGCTTCGGGGTAGTGCATCTTTTCGGGGCTCTGCTCGATCCGCTCATGCGCCCGCTGTTCAATATCCCCGGCAGCGGCGGTTTTGTGGCCGCCATGGGATATGTATCAGGATATCCAGTCGGTGCCAAATTAACCGCAAAGCTGCGCGACCAGCAACTGATCAGCCGGGTGGAAGGCGAGCGGCTGGTGGCCTTCACGACCTCCTCGGACCCGATTTTCCTGCTGGGTGCGGTATCGGTCGGCTTTTTTCACGATGCCTCCTTAGGGCTTGTGCTGGCACTCTCGCACTACGGCGGCGGATTGATTGTGGGTCTTCTGATGTCCTTTCACGGGCGCCAGGACAAACCCGCTGTCATGTCTAAGCACCCTGACGGGTCGTCCGGTCTGCCACAGGCTGCGGAGGGACAACGCGAAGGAAGGCTTCGCTTGGCGCTGAACTCCATGGCTGAGGCCCGGCGCAGGGATGGACGGAGTTTGGGCGAGCTGCTTAAAAGCGCAGTGCAGTCCTCACTGCAGCTTATTATTGTCGTCGGAGGGCTGGTTGTATTCTTCAACGTGCTCATGGAGCTGCTCACCCGCGCCGGCGTTATGTCGGCCCTGTTCAACGTCCTTGGCAGCCTGCTGTCCTTCGCGGGCTTCCCGCCCGGGCTGTCGGCGGCGTTGGCCAGCGGCTTCTTCGAGGTGACGATTGGCGCCCGTTCAGCCGGTGAAGCCGTTGCTTCTGTCCCCCTGCAGTTCAAAGCAGCAACGGCAGCCTTCATCCTCTCTTGGGGCGGATTATCGGTTCACGCCCAGGTAGCGAGCATTCTGAACGGTACAGGCCTGCGCTATCTGCCCTTTATGGCAGCAAGGCTGGTGCATGCCTTCCTGTCTGCGGTCTTACTGCTCCTTCTCTGGAAACCCGTCGTTGGTTCCAGGCTGTCTGCAGGCTTCAGTTCTTTACCTGCTTTTACCGGATTTTCCTCTTCACCGGTCTCCGGCTTGGCCGCCAGCCTCGGTCTGCTGGGCGTGCTGCTGGGAGCAGCCCTGGTGCTGTCTCTGCTGGTCTGGCTGCTGCGAAAAACTCCGCTGCTCCGGCCGCGGCCATAA
- a CDS encoding NAD kinase — protein sequence MRYYVLDRGDELSIKLAEQFHKLAAERNLELDAESPEIVISIGGDGTMLHAFHTFIDQIPNLAFVGVHTGHLGFYADWKAEELPALIDHMCGTTDLAPHQPRIVRYPLLELEIHKKSGSTSHIALNEFTLKGVDGTVVIQMDINDVTFEMFRGDGLCISTPSGSTAYNKSLGGAMVHPSIEALQIAEIASINNRVFRTMGSPLMLPKHHHCDIFSRKDQRLLLTVDHNNIPVDDLISVRCQVSDKKISFARYRPFPFWNRVREAFLI from the coding sequence TTGAGATATTATGTTCTGGACCGCGGAGACGAGTTGTCCATTAAACTTGCGGAGCAGTTTCACAAGCTGGCGGCGGAGCGTAACCTGGAGCTGGACGCAGAGTCTCCGGAAATCGTCATCTCCATTGGCGGAGACGGGACCATGCTGCATGCATTTCATACGTTTATCGATCAGATTCCCAATCTTGCTTTTGTCGGTGTGCACACCGGCCATCTCGGCTTTTATGCAGATTGGAAGGCAGAGGAGCTGCCTGCCCTGATCGACCATATGTGCGGAACAACCGATTTAGCGCCACATCAGCCGCGCATCGTGCGCTATCCGCTGCTAGAGCTGGAAATTCACAAGAAATCCGGTTCCACTTCCCACATTGCGCTTAATGAGTTCACTCTAAAGGGTGTTGACGGAACAGTGGTCATCCAGATGGATATCAATGATGTTACGTTCGAAATGTTCCGCGGGGACGGACTGTGCATTTCTACACCGTCAGGCAGTACAGCCTATAACAAGAGCCTTGGCGGCGCAATGGTGCATCCTTCGATAGAAGCGCTGCAGATTGCCGAAATAGCTTCCATTAATAATCGGGTATTCCGTACGATGGGTTCGCCCCTTATGCTGCCCAAGCATCATCACTGCGACATTTTTTCGCGCAAGGATCAGCGTCTTTTGCTGACGGTTGACCATAACAATATTCCTGTGGATGATCTGATTTCTGTCCGCTGCCAAGTATCCGACAAAAAAATAAGCTTTGCCCGGTACCGCCCGTTCCCTTTCTGGAACCGCGTCCGCGAAGCTTTTCTGATCTGA
- a CDS encoding copper amine oxidase N-terminal domain-containing protein, which yields MKKLLSLIGVSLLALVLAVPAFAAAKPISVYVNGSSLTFPAGAPYLDNNSVLVPFRVVFEKLGMQVLWDAKTGTVTGTSANLTISLKIGSNRASVNGTVKKLTVAPVSSKGTTYVPLRFVAEATGGTAVWDAVNRSVKITTAVSTAASDEKAITALIKQAVQYYNEEKAVSYYSLVDDGDSYTDEVSSLNSFFQNYDMETTLETLKILSIQGDEATVYTVENEIRTGGYYMPDEKVEYLYNLVRTNGVWKISEINAQEKTVLLTREQGMKSADIPQGYATTIKDNLNKYFQAMTSENIDGTMAQMSSYGEEYDASSKADLQDIFDNYDLQYTLNTSNIYYYASGEAAVYAEVTVKDAGTGETYEQPMIFLYYQSETGTWTIDDFYYLD from the coding sequence TTGAAAAAACTATTGTCCTTAATTGGAGTAAGCCTACTGGCTCTCGTGCTTGCGGTCCCCGCTTTTGCCGCCGCCAAACCGATCTCCGTCTATGTCAACGGCAGCAGTCTTACATTCCCTGCCGGCGCCCCGTACCTTGATAATAACTCTGTACTGGTACCTTTCCGGGTTGTTTTTGAAAAGCTTGGAATGCAGGTGTTATGGGATGCCAAGACTGGAACGGTTACCGGAACCAGCGCTAATCTTACAATCAGCCTCAAAATCGGCAGCAACCGTGCTTCCGTCAACGGTACGGTTAAGAAACTGACCGTAGCCCCTGTTTCCAGCAAAGGCACCACCTACGTCCCGCTCCGTTTTGTAGCTGAGGCTACCGGCGGCACTGCGGTCTGGGATGCTGTTAACAGAAGTGTGAAGATCACCACTGCTGTCTCAACAGCAGCAAGTGATGAGAAGGCTATCACAGCACTCATCAAGCAGGCTGTCCAATACTATAATGAGGAAAAAGCCGTAAGCTATTACTCCCTTGTCGATGACGGGGACAGCTATACGGATGAGGTCTCTTCCTTGAACTCCTTTTTCCAGAATTATGATATGGAAACTACACTTGAGACTCTTAAAATCCTAAGTATTCAAGGCGATGAAGCCACTGTCTACACCGTCGAGAATGAAATCCGGACCGGCGGATATTACATGCCGGATGAGAAAGTCGAATATCTGTACAATCTCGTCCGCACCAATGGTGTATGGAAAATTTCCGAAATCAATGCACAGGAAAAGACAGTTCTGCTGACACGTGAACAAGGCATGAAATCCGCCGATATTCCGCAAGGCTATGCAACCACCATCAAGGACAATCTCAACAAGTACTTCCAGGCAATGACGAGTGAGAACATCGACGGAACGATGGCCCAGATGAGCTCATACGGGGAAGAGTATGATGCATCCAGCAAGGCGGATTTGCAGGATATTTTCGATAATTACGATCTTCAATATACACTGAATACCTCGAATATCTACTACTATGCTTCAGGCGAAGCCGCTGTTTACGCTGAAGTTACCGTAAAAGATGCCGGGACCGGTGAAACCTACGAACAGCCAATGATCTTTCTGTACTATCAATCGGAGACAGGAACATGGACGATTGATGATTTCTACTATCTCGATTAG